The proteins below come from a single Dermatophagoides farinae isolate YC_2012a chromosome 7, ASM2471394v1, whole genome shotgun sequence genomic window:
- the LOC124496450 gene encoding motile sperm domain-containing protein 2, whose protein sequence is MSLKNQQQQIHEIRSIVLEQYEKHPELYDSIDIEWIQNDDWPIEECIRSDKLLNNFKILNDGLLFRKQQRLPRLIETDFPAELFRIGFVHGNGKDYDGNELLFIRVKCYYKIRLREQIFRNFILFQMERCLHRSHGHGITMIVDFNGFSYANIDLDFIIWGAKLLTKFCPKSLKRIVCYDMSRIVIPFYNIFKRLLSDEIQQRLRFWNDDEIFKYIDRNNLPRYLGDESEMFECSKE, encoded by the exons ATGTCGttaaaaaatcaacagcaacaaattcACGAAATTCGTTCCATTGTTTTGGAACAATATGAAAAACATCCTGAATTatatgattcaattgatattgaatggatccaaaatgatgattggccAATCGAAGAATGTATTCGTAGCGATAAATTGcttaataattttaaaattctaaATGATGGCCTTCTATTTCGCAAACAACAACGTCTACcacgattgattgaaacgGATTTTCCTGCTGAATTATTTCGTATTGGATTCGTACATGGTAATGGCAAAGATTATGATGGCAATGAATTATTGTTTATACGAGTAAAATGTTATTATAAAATTCGATTACGTGAACAGATTTTTCGTAATTTTATCCTATTTCAAATGGAACGCTGTCTTCATCGAAGCCATGGTCATGGTATAAccatgattgttgattttaatgGTTTTAGTTATGCTAATATTGATCTGGATTTTATTATATGGGGTGCAAAATTATTAACAAAATTTTGTCCTAAATCATTGAAACGTATTGTCTGTTATGATATGTCAAGAATTGTTATACCATTTtataatatattcaaaaGATTATTATCGGATGAAATACAACAACGTTTACGATtttggaatgatgatgaaatattcaaatatattgatCGAAACAATTTGCCCAGATATCTGGGCG ACGAATCGGAAATGTTCGAATGTTCGAAAGAATGA
- the LOC142597631 gene encoding uncharacterized protein LOC142597631 has product MDFFNHKNQQKNIRMKNIRIYELFRQGFDYWKRYSFRMEYTNIEYEQNIIPMSFRTFCRTIFIELNAWSAIIYMFSMITWPDNEIFIEIEDIEHMMNVKHITILAIEMISAFFILELMWFQLFHDIIQYRSSFNEFFANNWNYDDRQHFRPKIKFCI; this is encoded by the coding sequence ATGGACTTTTTCAATCACAaaaatcaacagaaaaacattCGTATGAAAAACATTCGTATATATGAATTATTTCGACAAGGATTTGATTATTGGAAACGTTATAGTTTTCGTATGGAATAtacaaatattgaatatgaacaaaatataatACCAATGTCATTTCGTACATTTTGTCGTactattttcattgaattgaatgcatGGTCAGCAATCATCTAtatgttttcaatgattacATGGCCAGATAATgaaatattcattgaaattgaagatATTGAACATATGATGAATGTCAAACATATTACCATTTTGGCtattgaaatgatttcaGCGTTTTTTATATTAGAATTAATGTGgtttcaattatttcatgATATTATACAATatcgttcatcattcaatgaattttttgcaaacaattggaattatgatgatcgacAACATTTTCGgccaaaaattaaattttgtatCTGA
- the LOC124497201 gene encoding mitochondrial sodium/calcium exchanger protein has protein sequence MNRSSYNWTIHSNCGDVNNLCSISHQCNFTRTVLECIDDDGFINYIQFTYCNMQSEPFSTILLVFLLIMLFFAIGTNADDFLCPLLISISKSLKLSDNIAGVTFLAFGNGAPDIFSSIIGITNASPNLVIGQLYGAGIFVTTVVVGSILLQKPFEIMKRPLLRDILFYLTTTTLVWSTFLARKILLTHSIIFIITYSIYVIVVIVSGYIYKRRQRSLKAAAHTNHAIEYNGAKMPRENLHRQTKYVVNKNDNDETTNTESTSNSTMAKKNFVDAFEGVVLRRIKHRQYCQDPTQQRRLTLYHLFSDPTMNERMQQTQKHEIIHSITVNDNNNNNIGGEVINKPNQFYNNNRRITISDTGFAMRHPSIPLANNGEGKNLAKFLQKILICNKHIDDDDEKEQKQDVIQASMMTKIMAASRIDYQVFRESNLLAKINMIIKAPIYLIYTITIPVVDNELPKQGWIRQLNLAHLIISPQICLFIIQIKFMEPYQLHLIVLAISSIIFILVMCTSQTDKPPRYHILFAYFGFIVSISWIYTIATEVVNILDAIRVIFNLSKFMIGLTIGAWGNSIGDFLSNLSMAKNGFPRMAISACFGGPVLNMLLGIGIPYTILFIRQQTYQIDIEYNNMITVLYVTITISLMTTTIILLAFTKFQSSRLHGLILYGIYGCFLVTAIITEMKLI, from the exons atgaatcgatcatcataCAATTGGACCATCCATTCGAAT tgTGGTGATGTAAATAATCTATGCAGTATTAGTCATCAATGTAATTTTACACGTACCGTACTTGAatgtatcgatgatgatggttttatTAACTATATTCAATTTACATATTGTAATATGCAATCTGAACCATTCAGTACAATTCTGTTggtatttttattgatcatgTTATTCTTTGCCATTGGTACGAATGCAGATGATTT CCTTTGTCCATTGTTGATTTctatttcaaaatcattaaaattatccGATAATATTGCG gGTGTTACATTTCTTGCATTTGGCAATGGTGCACCGGATATATTCTCATCGATAATCGGCATAACAAATGCCAGTCCGAATCTTGTCATTGGACAATTATATGGTGCAGGAATATTCGTTACaaccgttgttgttggcagTATTTTGCTACAAAAACCATTCGAAATAATGAAACGTCCATTATTGAGAGATATTTTATTCTATCtaaccacaacaacattggTTTGGTCAACATTTTTAGCACGAAAAATTCTTCTCACACATTCaatcatattcattattacatATTCGATCTAtgtaattgttgttattgtatcTGGTTATATTTATAAACGTCGACAACGATCATTGAAAGCGGCTGCACATACAAATCATGCAATTGAATATAATGGTGCAAAAATGCCTAGAGAAAATCTTCatcgacaaacaaaatatgttgtgaataaaaatgataatgatgaaacaaccAACACTGAATCAACATCGAATTCaacaatggccaaaaaaaattttgtcgatGCTTTTGAAGGCGTTGTTCTAAGAC GTATCAAACATCGACAATATTGTCAGGATCCAACACAACAAAGACGGTTAACATtgtatcatttattttctgaTCCAacgatgaatgaaagaatgcaacaaacacaaaaacatgaaattattcattcaattacagttaatgataataacaataacaatatcgGTGGTGAAGTCATCAATAAACcaaatcaattttacaataataatagac GAATAACAATATCCGACACTGGTTTTGCTATGCGACATCCATCTATTCCATTGGCAAATAATGgtgaaggaaaaaatttggcAAAATTTCtacaaaaaattctcatttgTAATAaacatattgatgatgatgatgaaaaagaacaGAAACAAGATGTGATTCAAgcatcgatgatgacgaaaatTATGGCCGCTTCACGAATTGATTATCAAGTTTTCCGTGAATCAAATCTATTGGCAAAGATCAATATGATTATCaag GCACCCATTTATCTGATCTATACAATCACTATACCTGTGGTTGATAATGAACTACCGAAACAAGGTTGGATTCGTCAATTGAATCTTGCACATTTAATTATATCGCCACAAATctgtttattcatcattcaaa taaaatTCATGGAACCATATCAAttacatttgattgttttggccatttcatcaatcatattcattttggTCATGTGCACTAGTCAAACAGATAAACCACCTCGTTATCATATTTTATTTGCTTATTTCGG atttattgtttcaatttcatgGATCTATACAATCGCTACTGAAGTGGTCAATATATTGGATGCTATACGTGTCATTTTTAATCTAAGTAAATTTATGATCGGTCTCACTATTGGTGCATGGGGTAATAGTATTGGTGATTTTCTTTCGAATCTATCTATGGCTAAAAATGGATTTCCAAGAATGGCCATTTCTGCCTGTTTCGGTGGTCCAGTTCTCA ACATGTTGCTTGGAATTGGAATTCCATATACGATCCTGTTTATACGACAACAAACATATCAGATTGAT ATTGAATATAACAATATGATCACTGTATTGTATGTAACGATAACAATATCATTAATGACTACcacaatcattttattggcatttacaaaatttcaatcatcaagatTACATGGTCTAATTTTATATGGAATTTATGGTTGTTTTCTTGTCACAGCTATCATTACTGAAATGAAGCTAATTTAA
- the LOC142597686 gene encoding uncharacterized protein LOC142597686 — MALTLSSITSKLKFSSTDTLNSADRAYVNEFLRVTNDGHHHLTIDNDNDRSKNHTYDLQFHQKKEQILRQQRLLRQQQRHNCIWSMIVIIIIIIIMTIAIWLFPPTNVRDEHYVQYFSILISTMAAICLIILVGGFFIRQLQRWRRDNNQESQQQQQQQQQQQQNQQP; from the coding sequence ATGGCATTGACATTAAGTTCGATAACatccaaattgaaattctcaTCAACGGATACATTGAATTCAGCTGATCGTGCTTATGTAAATGAATTTCTTCGTGTTACaaatgatggtcatcatcatttaacaatcgataatgataatgatcgatCTAAAAATCATACATATGATttacaatttcatcaaaaaaaggAACAAATTCTACGTCAACAACGATTattacgacaacaacaacgacataATTGTATATGGTCAATGAttgtcattataatcattataatcataatgaccATTGCTATATGGTTATTTCCACCGACAAATGTACGCGATGAACATTATGTacaatatttttccattttaataTCAACAATGGCAGCCATTTGTCTAATTATTTTAGTCGGaggttttttcattcgacaACTACAACGTTGGCGACGTGATAACAATCAAGAAtctcagcagcagcagcagcagcaacaacaacaacaacagaatcagCAAccttag
- the LOC124496575 gene encoding synaptic vesicular amine transporter, whose translation MFFRNIFHQFAQQIEHAQGSQRFHVLLVYFSILLDNLLLTVVVPVIPDFLVGLHEQQRQYDEWNENYHHFNETFNVHLNRTFIDHMVIDHHFGINGRSMAILNHYDPKTFNTENGQIGTILSSKAFVQLVFNPFVSPIINQLGYELTLILGVAVLFNSCLLYLIGQSFIMLLIPRAMQGISSALIEVSGMAMMANMIRDEETRIRQIGFCLGGMALGVLIGYPFGSLFYEWFGKTILFSIIAVSILLLLVAQLVTINWSPTNAPTHYDSKTIDIIINSRVILFIVIISISTVTMSLLESFLPIWLIKEIRPPKWKLGIVFIPDSIGYLIGTNLFTLFEISLQYRWLLVIIALWTIGISSFMVPLIPNLLYLALPHFGIGLGIGTIDSTLWPMFAELVDEQFAEQYGYVYTASQTASSAAYAFGPLFGGFVLNRKFLHFKSLMHLIGVVNIALGLLASARRHSYEHFGKKKIQRTLSMANIDDNDDDDGRQQMVALQQRFTLSQNYQRFD comes from the exons atGTTTTTCCGTAAcattttccatcaatttGCACAACAAATTGAACATGCACAAGGTTCACAACGTTTTCATGTTTTGTtggtttatttttccattttattggATAATCTACTATTAACTGTTGTTG TTCCAGTAATTCCTGATTTTCTTGTTGGACttcatgaacaacaacgacaatatgatgaatggaatgaaaattatcaccatttcaatgaaacatttaatgttcatttgaatagaacatttattgatcatatggtaattgatcatcatttcggTATAAATGGACGTTCGATGGCcattttaaatcattatgatcCAAAAACATTTAATACTGAAAATGGTCAAATAGGAACAATATTGTCATCAAAAGCATTTGTACAACTTGTATTCAATCCATTTGTATCGCCCATTATTAATCAACTTGGCTATGAATTGACATTGATTCTGGGAGTGGCCGTTCTATTCAATTCTTGTTTAT TATATCTGATTGGTCAATCGTTTATCATGTTGTTGATACCACGTGCAATGCAAGGAATATCTTCAGCATTGATTGAAGTTTCAGGCATGGCTATGATGGCCAATATGATTCGTGATGAAGAAACACGTATTCGACAGATTGGTTTTTGTCTTGGCGGTATGGCATTGGGCGTTTTAATTGGCTACCCATTTGGAAGTCTTTTCTATGAATGGTTTGGTAAAACAATCCTTTTCAGCATTATTGCCGTATCCATTCTACTATTACTAG TGGCCCAATTAGTGACGATAAATTGGTCACCAACAAATGCACCAACACATTATGATTCgaaaacaatcgatataatcatcaattcacgTGTCATATTGTTTATCG taATCATATCAATATCAACTGTAACAATGTCATTGTTGGAATCATTTCTTCCAATATGGTTAATTAAAGAGATACGGCCACCTAAATGGAAATTGGGCATTGTATTCATACCGGATAGTATTGGATATTTAATCGGTACTAATCTATTCACTTTGTTTGAAATATCATTGCAATATAG atggCTATTGGTCATTATTGCCTTGTGGACCATAGGAATCAGCTCATTTATGGTTCCATTGATTCCAAATTTATTGTATTTGGCATTACCACATTTTGGTATTGGTCTCGGTATAGGCACTATTGATTCAACATTATGGCCAATGTTTGCTGAATTAGTTGATGAACAATTTGCCGAACAATATGGCTATGTTTATACAGCATCACAAACAGCATCTTCAGCTGCATATGCATTCGGTCCATTGTTTGGTGGTTTTGTgttgaatagaaaatttcttcattttaaATCTTTAATGCATTTAATTGGTGTTGTCAATATTGCACTTGGATTATTGGCATCAGCTCGACGTCATTCATATGAACATTttggtaagaaaaaaattcaacgaaCATTATCGATGgccaatattgatgataatgatgacgacgatggtCGACAACAGATGGTGGCACTACAGCAACGATTTACATTAtcacaaaattatcaacgattcgattga
- the LOC124496573 gene encoding sialin, which yields MMVVIIDNKLPSSPSPPPPPPTRTLSTITSISMISLNNNNNDNDKWTKSTYNRRLKCPFRFIIALMGIIASILLCSTRYNVSIAIVSMVKDLASTTTSNSYCHRIDPDYPNRLESLFRSSSSSSSLLLLQSSNDTTISQEVTWTDLEQGIILGAYYYGYAATHIFGGRWSERYGPKWITAIGLIGAAILNAFLPIGSNFFVFASLRVLIGCFHGVVEPALFFMFKKWFPPNEQTIALSLLLIGNALGLILNVPISAAITHIPLPSSIPDWSLLFFGGSALHLIWLVLWIILVTDMPENHRRISDKEIFYIRQNSHNVLETNLRTVPWRRILKTKALYASIMAKLCWSFNHAIIIDNGPSFLNKIFNFNMLKASEHIALIYTVTVVVFIFSAFLFAKLDKCTKCSHTRLRKLFQAIVFIGASATMFAMANSGCNLHLLEIFIIINMVTQGFTSVGEYPMINEFAGYYSGTVYGITITFDSLARALAPLIRCELVSQTDLKANWVIIFYITAVLNLIGLIVFELFASTTPKQWALKRDLVRMISSTNNGHIERPVKKELKLELQNPNYRQDIDTETDDWRQFKTSTLVQ from the exons ATGATGGTTGtaatcattgataataagctaccatcatcaccatcaccaccaccaccaccaccaacaagaacattatcaacaataacatcaatatcaatgatatcattgaataataataataatgataatgataaatggaCAAAATCAACATATAATCGGCGATTAAAATGTCCATTTCGTTTTATTATTGCATTGATGGGCATAATagcatcaatattattatgttcAACACGTTATAATGTCAGTATTGCCATTGTATCGATGGTAAAAGATTtagcatcaacaacaacatcaaataGTTATTGTCATCGTATTGATCCGGATTATCCAAATCGTTTGGAATCATtatttcgttcatcatcatcatcatcatcattattattattacaatcatcaaatgatacCACAATATCACAAGAGGTAACATGGACAGATCTGGAACAAGGAATAATTCTTGGTGCATATTATTATGGTTATGCTGCTACACATATATTTGGTGGCCGTTGGTCTGAACGTTATGGACCAAAATGGATAACAGCTATTGGATTGATTGGTGCAGCCATTTTGAATGCATTTCTTCCGATTGgtagtaatttttttgtatttgcaTCGCTTAG agttttAATCGGATGTTTTCATGGTGTCGTTGAACCGGCCttattttttatgtttaAAAAATGGTTTCCACctaatgaacaaacaattgCATTATCACTATTATTGATTGGTAATGCTCTTGGACTCATTTTAAATGTACCGATTTCAGCAGCTATTACACATATTCCACTTCCGTCATCAATACCAGattggtcattattattttttggtgGTAGTGCATTACATCTAATATGGCTAGTATTATGGATTATTCTAGTGACGGATATGCCAGAAAATCATCGCCGAATTTCTGAtaaggaaattttttatattcgaCAAAATTCTCATAATGTTCTTGAAACG AATCTACGTACAGTACCGTGGCGAAGAATTCTCAAGACAAAAGCATTATATGCATCCATAATGGCTAAACTTTGTTGGTCATTCAATcatgccattattattgataatggaccatcatttttgaataaaatattcaattttaatatgCTCAAAGCATCTGAACATATTGCACTCATCTATACGGTAACCGTTGttgtatttatattttctGCATTTTTATTTGCCAAATTAGATAAATGCACAAAATGTTCACATACAAGATTACGGAAATTATTTCAGGCCATTG tATTTATTGGTGCATCAGCAACAATGTTTGCCATGGCCAATAGTGGATGTAATCTCCATCTATTggaaatattcatcattatcaatatggTAACACAAGGTTTTACATCTGTCGGTGAATAtccaatgatcaatgaatttgcTGGCTATTATTCTGGTACTGTTTATGGTATAACCAttacatttgattcattagcACGTGCATTAGCACCATTAATCCGTTGTGAACTTGTTAGCCAAACGGATTTGAAAGCAAATTGGGTGATCATATTCTACATAACAGCCGTATTGAATCTAATTGGTTTGATTGTATTCGAATTATTTGCATCAACAACACCAAAACAATGGGCATTGAAACGTGATCTAGTACGAATGATTTCATCAACTAATAATGGCCATATTGAAAGGCCAGTAAAAAAAGAACTGAAATTAGAACTACAGAATCCAAATTATCGTCAAGATATTGATACTGAAACAGATGATTGGAGGCAATTTAAAACTTCTACATTGGTACAATAA